One segment of Shewanella piezotolerans WP3 DNA contains the following:
- the cobB gene encoding Sir2 family NAD+-dependent deacetylase has translation MYQQIVILTGAGISAESGLRTFRDQDGLWEEHKIEEVATPEGYEKNPQLVEQFYNERWQQFHNGCIEPNAGHDALAKLEREFEGKLLVVTQNIDDLHERAGSKRLLHMHGELSKGRCPRSRQTFLLREPFGPDHTCTCCIPAQRLRPHVVWFGEMPIGLDRIQHALDSCDLFIAIGTSGTVYPAAGFVDTANHHGAQTVDINLMPADRHSQFQYHLQGKASELLPKLVEQILQGKVINDQMLVG, from the coding sequence ATGTACCAGCAGATAGTAATACTAACTGGCGCCGGGATCTCGGCAGAATCTGGATTACGTACCTTTCGAGATCAAGATGGTTTGTGGGAGGAGCATAAGATTGAAGAGGTCGCAACACCTGAAGGTTATGAGAAGAACCCACAATTAGTGGAACAATTCTATAATGAGCGCTGGCAGCAGTTCCATAATGGTTGCATCGAACCCAACGCTGGCCATGATGCTCTGGCTAAGTTGGAACGTGAATTTGAAGGTAAGTTACTCGTTGTCACGCAAAATATTGATGATCTTCATGAAAGGGCGGGTTCAAAGCGCTTGTTACATATGCATGGCGAGCTCTCGAAAGGGCGTTGCCCTCGCTCTAGACAAACCTTTTTACTGAGAGAGCCTTTTGGTCCTGACCATACTTGTACTTGTTGTATTCCAGCGCAAAGGCTTCGTCCTCACGTTGTTTGGTTTGGTGAAATGCCAATCGGCTTAGATCGCATTCAGCATGCCTTAGACAGCTGCGATCTGTTTATTGCGATCGGTACATCTGGCACCGTATATCCTGCTGCTGGTTTTGTTGACACAGCAAATCATCATGGAGCACAAACCGTCGATATTAATCTAATGCCAGCAGATCGGCATAGCCAGTTCCAATACCATTTACAGGGAAAGGCGAGTGAATTGCTGCCCAAATTGGTCGAACAAATCCTCCAAGGAAAAGTCATTAATGATCAAATGCTGGTTGGATAA
- the fur gene encoding ferric iron uptake transcriptional regulator, with translation MTDGNQALKKAGLKVTLPRVKILELMQGPENQHISAEDLYKKLLDLGEEIGLATVYRVLNQFDDAGIVTRHHFESGKAVFELATQHHHDHLVCLSCGKVFEFSDDMIEQRQDEIAMKHNIKLTNHSLYLYGVCTNDNCEHGEP, from the coding sequence ATGACAGATGGAAATCAAGCGCTAAAGAAAGCGGGTTTGAAAGTAACCTTACCACGAGTCAAAATTTTAGAATTGATGCAAGGACCAGAGAATCAGCATATCAGTGCTGAAGATCTTTATAAAAAGCTACTGGATTTGGGCGAAGAGATCGGCTTAGCGACGGTTTATCGAGTACTTAACCAGTTTGATGACGCAGGAATAGTCACACGTCACCATTTCGAAAGCGGCAAAGCTGTATTCGAACTTGCAACACAACACCACCATGATCATCTTGTATGTTTATCATGCGGTAAGGTCTTCGAGTTTTCAGATGATATGATTGAGCAACGCCAAGACGAAATTGCCATGAAGCACAACATTAAGCTGACAAACCACAGTCTTTACCTTTACGGTGTATGCACCAATGACAACTGCGAGCATGGTGAGCCTTAA
- a CDS encoding GNAT family N-acetyltransferase codes for MIIAETERLIIRRFESKDTKAIFLLNSIPEILTYIPGAPMTNITQAEEILENMILSNYEQFGYGRWAVEHKADAKVIGFCGPKYIEEFDEVELGYRYLPSYWGKGIGFEAGTAALTKFIDYDIQEAIALILIGNKGSEGVAKKLGMQERGRDKFMGHKVNVFHKYL; via the coding sequence GTGATAATTGCTGAAACCGAGAGACTGATAATACGACGATTTGAGTCAAAAGATACTAAAGCAATTTTTTTACTCAACAGCATCCCGGAAATTCTCACCTATATACCTGGTGCGCCAATGACTAATATTACGCAGGCCGAAGAGATTTTGGAAAACATGATCCTAAGTAACTATGAGCAATTTGGTTATGGGCGTTGGGCTGTAGAACATAAAGCAGATGCTAAAGTTATAGGCTTTTGCGGGCCAAAGTATATTGAGGAGTTTGATGAAGTGGAGCTCGGTTACCGTTACCTTCCTAGCTACTGGGGGAAGGGGATTGGCTTTGAAGCAGGGACTGCCGCCTTAACTAAATTCATTGATTACGATATCCAAGAGGCTATTGCTTTAATCCTCATCGGGAATAAAGGCTCAGAAGGTGTGGCAAAAAAGTTGGGTATGCAAGAGCGTGGTAGGGATAAGTTTATGGGACACAAGGTAAATGTTTTTCACAAGTATCTTTAG
- a CDS encoding FMN-binding glutamate synthase family protein: MTIMQKFFWIIASLGNLVAINLAISQTSIGTIFLLLLTITYSTIGYFDMYHSKHTLNRLYPVVAHIRYFLESYRVEIQQYFIANDTEEKPFNREQRSLVYQRAKNVRDTIAFGTQRDLLEDNYLSLWQSLHPRAVQADAKRVRFGGPDCLQPYDASYLNISAMSFGSLSSNAIEALNLGALKAGCYHNTGEGGASPYHLKHHGDIVWQIGSGLFGCRDEEGNFNPESFAAMATRPQIKMIEIKLSQGAKPGHGGVLPAAKITDEIATIRHIAKDKDCVSPAVNPECTTPKDLLNFVVKLRTLSEGKPIGFKLCIGNPVEFLGLCKAMLETGITPDFITVDGAEGGTGAAPVEFSNRLGMMCLEGVYFTHNALIGAGLRDKINIIASGKTASSFDLLAKIAMGADSVNAARTMMMSLGCIQSRHCNTNMCPTGIATQDPARSKAVNVIEKSERVKNYHHNTIESFFELVGSMGLDNPAKLLPHMLKKRTPYGLLMSVGSLIEPLKENELLQEKHIEGPWSDWWHMARSDDFYSEDTYILSPAEFSRAKHSSSKLKPR, translated from the coding sequence ATGACCATCATGCAAAAGTTCTTTTGGATTATCGCTTCTTTAGGAAACTTAGTCGCAATAAACCTAGCCATTAGCCAAACCAGTATTGGAACCATTTTCTTACTATTATTGACAATCACTTACAGCACTATTGGCTACTTCGATATGTACCATAGTAAGCATACACTCAATCGTCTCTACCCTGTTGTCGCACATATCCGCTATTTTTTAGAATCTTACAGAGTTGAGATTCAACAGTATTTTATTGCTAATGATACCGAGGAAAAACCATTCAACCGTGAGCAACGCTCTTTAGTTTACCAACGAGCTAAAAATGTCAGAGACACCATCGCTTTTGGTACACAGCGTGATCTGCTTGAGGATAATTATTTAAGCCTTTGGCAATCTCTGCACCCAAGAGCAGTGCAAGCTGATGCTAAGCGAGTACGGTTTGGGGGGCCAGATTGTTTACAACCCTATGATGCGTCCTACCTCAACATATCCGCGATGAGCTTTGGTTCATTAAGCTCTAACGCTATTGAAGCGCTGAATTTAGGGGCATTGAAGGCCGGCTGTTATCACAACACGGGAGAAGGTGGTGCTAGCCCCTACCATTTGAAGCACCATGGAGATATTGTTTGGCAAATTGGTTCTGGGTTATTTGGCTGTCGTGATGAAGAAGGTAACTTTAACCCCGAATCATTCGCTGCGATGGCGACTCGCCCACAAATCAAGATGATTGAAATTAAGCTTTCTCAAGGGGCAAAGCCTGGACATGGTGGTGTATTACCTGCTGCAAAGATTACTGATGAAATTGCTACAATTAGGCACATTGCTAAAGATAAGGATTGTGTATCACCCGCGGTAAATCCTGAATGCACCACACCAAAAGATCTGCTTAATTTTGTCGTCAAGCTGAGAACACTAAGTGAAGGGAAGCCCATTGGATTTAAGCTCTGTATCGGTAATCCGGTAGAATTTTTAGGTTTGTGTAAAGCAATGTTAGAAACAGGGATAACGCCCGACTTTATTACGGTAGATGGTGCTGAGGGCGGTACTGGCGCTGCACCAGTCGAGTTTTCCAATCGTTTAGGTATGATGTGCTTAGAGGGAGTATATTTTACTCATAACGCGCTTATAGGCGCAGGGTTACGAGATAAAATTAATATTATCGCTTCAGGCAAGACAGCATCAAGTTTCGATCTTTTGGCCAAAATAGCGATGGGAGCCGATTCAGTCAATGCTGCCCGTACCATGATGATGTCACTTGGTTGCATTCAATCTCGCCACTGTAATACCAATATGTGCCCTACAGGTATAGCCACTCAAGACCCAGCTAGAAGCAAAGCCGTAAACGTTATAGAAAAAAGTGAACGGGTAAAAAACTACCACCACAACACCATAGAAAGTTTTTTTGAACTGGTTGGCAGTATGGGCTTGGACAATCCAGCCAAGTTACTGCCTCATATGTTGAAAAAGCGCACTCCATATGGGCTATTAATGTCAGTAGGCAGTCTCATCGAGCCATTAAAAGAAAACGAATTACTGCAAGAGAAACATATTGAGGGACCTTGGAGCGACTGGTGGCATATGGCAAGAAGTGATGATTTCTATAGTGAGGATACCTATATCCTATCGCCGGCAGAGTTTTCACGCGCCAAACATAGCAGTAGTAAGCTTAAGCCTAGATAA
- a CDS encoding AEC family transporter produces MAIISIVFPLLFMAVLGYILTTRSVFSKEQIGGISLFTFYLCIPAFLFINMYQADLNKSFNINALISFYLPVLVAYGIGFLLFYFVRRGHQQRIGNSAAYGLGCSYSNTILVGLPIIVGALGQEMMGNVFIIITFHSALLFSLTFILALSRNKAEFKAGPFIKGIVFNPIVMSISLGLAFNLLQIPLADNLASGIDLLSQPALACALFVLGANLSFYKIAKDWKLAIMASLVKLIFLPALVYALGSMFRLEANLLAVLVLLSASPLGINAYLVAMQVQAQQAVIASTVVLSTALCVFTMSFWLSVLL; encoded by the coding sequence ATGGCCATTATTTCAATTGTTTTTCCACTCCTATTTATGGCCGTATTAGGTTATATACTCACCACGAGATCCGTTTTTTCAAAAGAGCAGATAGGTGGGATAAGTTTATTCACTTTTTACCTCTGCATTCCTGCTTTTTTATTCATCAATATGTATCAGGCCGACCTAAATAAAAGCTTTAATATTAATGCTTTAATTAGTTTTTACCTACCAGTGTTAGTTGCTTACGGCATAGGCTTTTTACTCTTCTACTTTGTGCGAAGAGGGCATCAGCAACGTATAGGTAATAGTGCTGCTTATGGGTTAGGTTGTAGTTACTCAAACACTATTTTAGTGGGGTTACCTATTATCGTTGGCGCGCTAGGTCAGGAGATGATGGGCAATGTGTTTATTATCATTACCTTTCATAGTGCATTGCTTTTTTCATTGACCTTTATTTTGGCTTTAAGCAGAAACAAAGCAGAGTTTAAAGCCGGACCATTTATAAAAGGCATCGTGTTTAACCCTATTGTTATGAGTATCTCACTAGGTCTAGCATTCAATCTATTGCAAATCCCTTTAGCTGATAACTTAGCAAGTGGTATTGATTTATTGAGCCAACCAGCATTAGCATGTGCGCTGTTTGTATTAGGTGCTAACCTGAGCTTTTATAAAATAGCTAAAGATTGGAAATTGGCTATAATGGCCTCATTGGTCAAATTGATTTTTCTGCCAGCGCTAGTCTATGCCCTAGGCTCGATGTTCAGGCTAGAAGCTAATTTATTAGCTGTATTGGTATTGCTCAGTGCCTCCCCGCTTGGCATTAATGCTTATCTTGTTGCCATGCAAGTTCAAGCTCAACAGGCTGTCATTGCCAGCACTGTGGTTCTTTCCACAGCACTGTGTGTGTTTACGATGAGCTTTTGGTTATCGGTTTTATTATGA
- a CDS encoding methyl-accepting chemotaxis protein yields MVFLQQSMARQFIAGLLLTLTLITLGSLILKSYQVRQESAAVLSEEVDRVLQQLTGKIDHMLYSRNNQLDAVFTHPSTTAAIKSIQERGIDYEDHQALKPVSKYFQSLIKLDPSLVSLFFTTTATWEYFDHDSKNKDPDYYINKRPFWQEFLSQMNHYVNDPYLDADGEILLTFRAPAFDQQSNLIGTVGLDLDLEQVNQEFAALQSVYPGLDVFVVSDSGLLVNFPDMVNQMVTNGLSTLDMAGIDQNYSQQGAQGFGLMWQDYKNKNMTEHHVQWKNQQYRVFIQAYERALPEVHWNVAVMLPESAITAPIDTAIWDNILNSIVFSCVIALFMWLLIKWQLKPFQQLQQAMHSISQGDADLTRRLNINRQDELGKLSDAFNDFVSKIQLMVNESSSMANKFYQNSQESLQSTTETNAIVGQQKTQLASVASASVEMAQTSEHVAGRAQDISAIASETKQGVVSGVANIETVNERMGVLADQIQQATDVVAALEQDTSKIGEVVNVIGAIAEQTNLLALNAAIEAARAGEQGRGFAVVADEVRNLASRTQTSTTQIHDIVAKLQNTAKDAVDVMNQGLEETKVNKAATLAVIPEFETILTSMEQLEQHMVDISSTITQQSSTAIQMNQEIIEIDEMASGTVTQTQSLAVTIQETESQSSELINAMARFKS; encoded by the coding sequence ATACTCAAAAGTTACCAGGTTCGACAGGAGTCTGCGGCTGTACTGAGTGAAGAAGTTGATAGAGTATTGCAACAACTTACCGGTAAAATCGATCATATGCTGTATTCGCGCAATAACCAGTTAGATGCAGTGTTTACCCACCCCAGTACCACAGCTGCAATAAAGTCGATTCAAGAGCGTGGCATCGATTATGAAGACCACCAAGCGTTAAAACCAGTCAGTAAGTATTTCCAATCATTAATAAAGCTTGATCCTTCATTAGTCAGCCTTTTTTTTACTACCACAGCAACATGGGAATATTTTGACCATGATAGTAAGAATAAAGATCCTGATTACTACATAAACAAGCGTCCATTTTGGCAAGAATTTCTTAGCCAAATGAATCATTATGTTAATGATCCCTACTTAGATGCTGATGGCGAAATTCTTTTAACATTTAGAGCGCCAGCATTTGACCAACAGAGTAATCTTATTGGAACCGTTGGCTTAGATTTGGATTTAGAGCAGGTTAATCAAGAGTTTGCGGCTTTACAGAGTGTATATCCTGGACTCGATGTGTTTGTGGTAAGTGATAGTGGCTTGTTAGTTAATTTTCCTGACATGGTCAATCAAATGGTTACTAATGGCCTAAGCACATTGGATATGGCTGGTATCGATCAAAACTATAGCCAGCAAGGCGCACAAGGCTTTGGCCTTATGTGGCAGGACTATAAGAATAAAAATATGACTGAACATCATGTGCAGTGGAAGAACCAGCAATATCGCGTTTTTATACAAGCCTATGAGCGAGCGCTACCAGAAGTTCACTGGAACGTCGCGGTTATGTTGCCAGAAAGCGCAATCACTGCGCCTATAGATACCGCTATATGGGATAACATTTTAAATTCTATCGTTTTCAGCTGTGTCATTGCACTGTTTATGTGGTTGCTCATCAAATGGCAGCTAAAGCCGTTTCAACAGCTGCAGCAAGCGATGCATTCAATCAGTCAAGGTGATGCGGATCTAACCCGTCGGCTTAATATCAATCGACAAGATGAACTCGGAAAATTGTCAGATGCTTTTAATGATTTTGTCAGCAAAATTCAATTGATGGTTAATGAGTCCAGTTCTATGGCGAATAAGTTCTATCAGAACTCGCAGGAGAGCCTACAATCTACAACTGAAACTAACGCCATTGTAGGGCAGCAAAAAACACAACTTGCGAGTGTAGCTAGTGCATCTGTGGAAATGGCACAGACTAGCGAACATGTAGCGGGTCGTGCACAAGATATCTCTGCCATCGCATCTGAAACTAAGCAAGGGGTTGTCAGTGGGGTAGCAAATATTGAAACAGTTAATGAAAGGATGGGCGTTTTAGCTGATCAGATCCAACAAGCAACAGACGTCGTTGCGGCATTAGAGCAAGATACTAGCAAAATAGGTGAAGTGGTTAATGTTATTGGCGCAATTGCTGAGCAGACGAATCTATTAGCGTTAAATGCGGCTATTGAAGCCGCAAGAGCTGGTGAACAGGGGCGCGGTTTTGCTGTTGTCGCTGACGAAGTTCGCAACTTAGCTTCTAGAACTCAGACTTCAACGACTCAAATTCACGATATCGTTGCCAAGCTGCAAAATACGGCTAAAGATGCGGTAGATGTAATGAACCAAGGGTTAGAAGAGACTAAAGTCAACAAAGCTGCGACGCTTGCAGTTATTCCAGAGTTTGAAACTATTTTGACCTCGATGGAGCAACTTGAACAGCATATGGTCGATATTTCCTCAACAATCACCCAGCAATCAAGCACGGCAATACAGATGAATCAAGAGATTATAGAGATTGATGAAATGGCTTCCGGTACGGTGACTCAAACACAATCTTTAGCTGTAACCATTCAGGAGACTGAATCTCAATCTTCAGAGTTGATAAATGCGATGGCTCGCTTTAAGTCGTAA